In one window of Myxocyprinus asiaticus isolate MX2 ecotype Aquarium Trade chromosome 43, UBuf_Myxa_2, whole genome shotgun sequence DNA:
- the LOC127433468 gene encoding keratin, type I cytoskeletal 18-A-like translates to MASSMSVRSFSLGRQPSFSSLSLRDSGRARSKAAVSFAAAKPLSRSSSMSMSDLNGLSNMSLNGLHGNSNNEKEAMQSLNSRLANYLDKVRSLEKSNADLELRIKQLMLERVPKGHDIDSMMAQAHALEQEVRKKTLENAHIMLEIDNAKLAADDFRIKWETESAMCQSVERDCVALKKAKSDHDQIIATLRGDLDSLKEELYFLKKNHEEEIDSLRGRIALDEVSVEVDAAHGPELGTILSELRTQYEGIVQKNKEEAENWYRKKLETVQTQVRESNEALRGTQSELIERQRFLQTLEVELESLHKQVAALEGNLGETGQKYTQEMERLQATLAQLEDNLSQLRLDMQRNKTDYEQLLRIKQNLEMEIATYRRLLEGEETVKESPPPPKKEPDVRTRKIVKVVTQTMINGKVVDESSEVEQIEETKK, encoded by the exons ATGGCATCTAGCATGTCCGTACGGAGTTTCTCTCTGGGTCGACAGCCCTCTTTCTCCAGCTTGTCTCTGAGGGACAGCGGACGTGCCCGATCCAAAGCTGCCGTCTCGTTCGCTGCAGCCAAGCCCCTGTCTCGCTCTTCCTCCATGAGCATGTCGGATCTGAACGGCCTGTCCAACATGTCCCTAAACGGCCTGCACGGCAACAGCAACAATGAGAAAGAGGCCATGCAGAGCCTCAACAGCCGCCTGGCCAACTACTTGGACAAGGTTCGCTCTCTGGAGAAGTCCAACGCTGACCTGGAGCTGAGAATCAAGCAGCTGATGCTGGAACGTGTGCCCAAAGGTCACGACATCGATTCCATGATGGCCCAAGCCCACGCTCTAGAACAGGAA GTGAGAAAGAAAACTCTGGAGAACGCTCACATCATGTTGGAGATAGATAATGCCAAGCTGGCTGCGGATGATTTCAGAATCAA ATGGGAGACGGAGAGTGCCATGTGTCAGTCTGTGGAGAGGGATTGTGTGGCCCTGAAGAAAGCGAAGTCAGACCATGACCAGATCATCGCCACACTCCGTGGAGACCTAGACAGCTTGAAAGAGGAACTCTACTTCCTGAAGAAGAATCATGAGGAG GAAATAGACAGCCTAAGAGGCCGAATTGCTCTAGATGAAGTCAGTGTGGAGGTTGATGCGGCCCACGGTCCTGAGCTGGGAACTATTTTGTCTGAGCTCAGGACTCAGTATGAAGGCATCGTCCAGAAGAACAAGGAAGAGGCTGAAAACTGGTACCGTAAAAAG TTGGAGACCGTGCAGACGCAGGTGCGAGAGAGTAACGAGGCTCTGAGAGGGACTCAAAGTGAACTCATCGAGAGACAACGCTTCCTGCAGACCCTCGAAGTGGAACTGGAGAGCCTGCACAAACAG GTGGCGGCTCTGGAGGGTAACCTGGGTGAGACGGGGCAGAAGTACACCCAGGAGATGGAGCGACTGCAGGCGACCCTGGCCCAGCTGGAGGACAACTTGTCGCAGCTGCGCCTGGACATGCAGCGTAACAAGACGGATTACGAGCAGCTCCTGCGTATCAAGCAGAACCTGGAGATGGAGATCGCCACCTACAGAAGACTGCTGGAGGGGGAGGAGAC GGTTAAAGAGAGTCCTCCACCACCCAAGA AGGAGCCTGACGTTCGTACCCGTAAAATAGTGAAGGTGGTAACGCAAACCATGATCAATGGTAAAGTGGTGGATGAATCCAGCGAAGTCGAACAGATTGAGGAGACAAAGAAGTAA